TTCAGTCCCGGCCATGCGGAAACGACAATATTAAATTCGGCCTGAGGTACGGTAAGCCACTCGGATACGCCGCCCGATTCGGGACCGAAAAGGATATTCGGTGTGAGACCTATGCCTGTCAGCAGCCGTTTGATCTCCTGCAAGTTGCCGATCCAATATGGGTCCTGGTACGGAATGGAGGCAAATACATTGACCAGTCCTGGTATGACTTGATCTTTGGCAGGCGCATACCGGTCGACGTACTGCTCGATAATCGCCTTGATGATAAGGTCATGGCTGACATAGTTATTGCTCTTGAAGCCGCCAGTCTCCGCGAACACAATCGGCTTACCGAGATTTTGAAATTCACGGGTCACCTGGCCGACATCATCTCCGACAATATCGGAGGTGCAGCCGGTGAGCACGACGAACAGGTCGGCGTCAATGACCTTGAACGCTCCGTCAATGACACCCTTCAGTTTCTTCTCGCCGCCAAATACCACCTCAGATTCGCTGGCATTGGTGCAGGGGATCGTACTGCCTCCCGCATAGCCTTCACCTTGCCCGAGCAGGCCGTGGATTTTGGTGCTGCAGCCCGGTCCGGCATGAACGATGGGCACGGCCCGCTGGATTGCGATGACCGTCTGCTGAACGCCCAGCGCGCAGGAATACCTCGGCTGTTCAATAAGCTTTGACATGAGTGTTGCCTCCCAAAAAAGTGTATGGATCTTGCTCCAGCCACCATTTGGTGTAAGGCATGGAACTGTGTTTCGCCAGGTTGGTCACAAACTCCCGGTTGTCGAGCGTCTCTAAAATGCGTTCCGCATAATTAAGCAGCCCCTGATAACCCCAGCTGAAATGTTCATCCCCGATCAGCAGCGTAGGAATGCCAAGCTTCGCACCCCAGAGCGTCATTCCCCCATGACGGGCGATCATCAGGTCCGGACGGATGCGATTCAGAATATTGACCAGTTCGTAAGCCTGCTTGTTGCAGACGTTGTATCCCTTTATATCCCCGTATGTCTTGACCGTGTGATCCAGCATATCCGCCGCGGAACTCTCATTGTCATAAATGGGATCATGATGGAAAATAGCTGCGCCCTGCACATCGATCCCGAGTTCACGAAGCAAGGCGATCAGAGCATGGCCGTGGGCCGACCCCGCCGTTAAATAGCAGGTTGTACCTGTAAGCTTAGCCCGGTACTCTTCCAACTTCGGCAGTACAGCGGCTCGCTCCTCAAGTATAATTTCCTCGATCTCGTCTTCACGGTCCAGAACGCGTCCCAGCTCGCGCATCCAGGCATCCGTTCCCGCCAAACCGTAAGCCATTGGAGCCTTGATCTCCGGCACTCCGTATACTTGCTCCAGCGCGGCTCCCATATAGGTTCCAAGCGTAGGACAAATCTGAATCGTTGCGGCAGCCTCGGAAATGGTTTCCAGCTGACTTACTGTGGAGAAGGGAACGACGTAGTTCGCTTCGTAGCCCAAGCGGTTCAGCAGCTTCGAGAATACATCACTGCCCCAGAAATTGATGATATTCACTTTATTCGTCCGCTTCTGCGGAGGCTTTACAATCTTGCGCACGATAGAGTGGTAGGCGGCGTCAAAGCCGGAGGTCCAGATTTTGGATCTGAAACCCTCGCAGACACAGTTGACAACCGGTATGCCGAGCTCTTTCGTCATCCGGTCTGTGACACTTTCCACATCTTCTCCTATGATCCCCGAGGCGCAGGACGTAGTGACGAAAATCGCATTCGGCTTTACCCTGTCATACGCGAGGCGTATCGTCTTCTCCAGCTTGGATAGGGCACCGAA
This region of Paenibacillus sp. URB8-2 genomic DNA includes:
- a CDS encoding nitrogenase component 1, which translates into the protein MPKVNLNLTEVPVREKRLGSITGFAGTAGELVDCSSNGCLKDGTRSFSQCMGCSSGNAFCQLSMIRDAAMVNHAPVGCAGDFFGFNFVYRVGQMERDLPPAIGRYFNTNIEEMDTVFGALSKLEKTIRLAYDRVKPNAIFVTTSCASGIIGEDVESVTDRMTKELGIPVVNCVCEGFRSKIWTSGFDAAYHSIVRKIVKPPQKRTNKVNIINFWGSDVFSKLLNRLGYEANYVVPFSTVSQLETISEAAATIQICPTLGTYMGAALEQVYGVPEIKAPMAYGLAGTDAWMRELGRVLDREDEIEEIILEERAAVLPKLEEYRAKLTGTTCYLTAGSAHGHALIALLRELGIDVQGAAIFHHDPIYDNESSAADMLDHTVKTYGDIKGYNVCNKQAYELVNILNRIRPDLMIARHGGMTLWGAKLGIPTLLIGDEHFSWGYQGLLNYAERILETLDNREFVTNLAKHSSMPYTKWWLEQDPYTFLGGNTHVKAY
- a CDS encoding nitrogenase component 1 gives rise to the protein MSKLIEQPRYSCALGVQQTVIAIQRAVPIVHAGPGCSTKIHGLLGQGEGYAGGSTIPCTNASESEVVFGGEKKLKGVIDGAFKVIDADLFVVLTGCTSDIVGDDVGQVTREFQNLGKPIVFAETGGFKSNNYVSHDLIIKAIIEQYVDRYAPAKDQVIPGLVNVFASIPYQDPYWIGNLQEIKRLLTGIGLTPNILFGPESGGVSEWLTVPQAEFNIVVSAWPGLKSAKLLKRKYGTPFYHFPYLPVGGLETGRFLREVAAFGASVDREKAEKFIADEERKFYTHIERTADFMLEFRYGIPRLFYTILDATYAVGFSKYLLNELGIIPADVQYIVDDTPEQYREGIREQFRRISDRRSAKVEFSVDGGEIQENIRKSSPKQRALILGSGWERDLAVDIGADLLPVSVPITYRLVLNCGYAGYNGGLRLIEDIYDRVLGTYR